GATGATCGACGCCGGCTGTGCCGTTGCACTGGGAAGCGACCTCAATCCGGGCAGTTGCTTCTCGGCTTCCGTCCCCCTCATGTTTGCCCTTGCCACCCTCTACATGGGCATGACCGTCGAAGAAGCCATCACGGCCCTCACGATCAACGGGGCTGCAGCCATAGGAAGAGCCGATACGATCGGCAGCATCGAGCCGGGCAAGAAGGGCGACCTCGTCGTACTCCAATACCCATCGTACAAATTCCTCTCCTATCACTTCGGTATGAACCTCGTGGAGCATACCGTCAAAGGAGGCAGGGTCGTCTACACCAACTCATAATCCACACGGCAAAGACCGGAGCGGAGCACCGAACGAAGCTCCGCTCCGGCCTTGTCTTTTCCCCACCAAAAACCACCGCATACATTATTATAAATGGAGACAAGATCTCAACACAAGAAACTGACGTTCAGGCGTCATCTCTTCGAAGCCCTCGGCTTCATCATTCTCTTCTTCGCCATATTCGGCTATGTAGGGCATGTCATGGGTCTGCCCAATATGCTCAATACGATTATGCAGACCTCCTATCACCTCCTGCTCGAGACCGTATTCTATATTATGGGTATCACGGTACTGAGCGGAGCCTTGGGCAGTCTGCTCGTGGAGTTCCATGTCGTGGATATGCTCGAGCGTATCCTCAGGCCCCTGATGAAGCCCCTTTACAACCTGCCGGGCGTGTCAGCACTCGGAGGCATCCTCACCTTCCTTAGTGACAATCCCGCCATCATCTCTCTGGCACAGGATCGCAAGTTCTGCTCCTACTTCAAGAAATATCAGCTCGTCAGCCTCACCAACTTCGGTACGGCTTTCGGCATGGGTATGGTCGTTATCATCTTCATGGCAGGACAGGGCTACGGCAGCGGTGCCATCATCGGCCTCTTCGGAGCCATCATCGGCAGTATCGTCAGCACTCGTCTGATGCAGCGGAGCACGCTCCGCCGCTATCCGGAAATGGACAGTCCGGTCAATGTGGAGGAGATGCAGCACGAGGAAACGAAAGAGCATAAGGAGAACCTTTTCCTGCGTATGCTCAATGCCGTACTGGACGGCGGCAAGACGGGTGTAGACCTCGGTATCGCCATCATCCCCGGCGTACTCATCATCAGTACGGCCGTTATGATGCTCACCAACGGACCTGCCGGACCCGACGGCACCTTCGCCGGCAAGGCATACGAAGGCGTCGGCCTGCTGCCGGCCCTTGCCGACAAGGTGGACTTCCTCTTCCGCTGGCTCTTCGGCTTCACCGATTCCCGCCTCATCGCCTTCCCGATCACCGCGCTCGGTGCAGTCGGTGCAGCCCTCGGACTGGTACCCAACTTCTCGGCGCAAGGTATCCTGGACGGCAATGCAGTAGCCGTTTTCACCGCCATGGGTATGTGCTGGAGCGGCTTCCTCAGTACGCACACGGCCATGCTCGACAGTCTCAAGTACCGCCGCCTCATCACACAGGCGATCGGAGCACATGCGATCGGCGGACTAGTCGCCGGCATATTCGCCCATTGGCTCTTTGTCCTCATCTCGCTCATTTGATTCGATACCCGACCAACGTATGAACAAATCGCTATTATCATTGGCATGCCTCATCCTGTGCGGTATGCCGGCCATCGCCCAACAGACAGGACCGGCCGAACGCAGCGGCGAGCCTTCTCTGGCCGAACGTGTATTCGGTCTGGAGCAGAAGCAGAAAAAGCTGAAGGTGTACTTAGGCCTACAGTCGTTCTACGACCAGCCGCTTGTCGATGACGAATCCCACATCGGACACTTCAAGGTACAGGAGCTGCGGATGTCTGCTCATGGCGAACTGAACCGCCACCTCAGCTTCGACTGGCGACAACGTCTCAACCGTGCCGCCGACGGCACTTCGTTTGCCGACAATCTCTCCAATGCCATCGACATCGCAGGTGTGGACTGGCA
This genomic stretch from Porphyromonas gingivalis ATCC 33277 harbors:
- a CDS encoding nucleoside recognition domain-containing protein; translated protein: METRSQHKKLTFRRHLFEALGFIILFFAIFGYVGHVMGLPNMLNTIMQTSYHLLLETVFYIMGITVLSGALGSLLVEFHVVDMLERILRPLMKPLYNLPGVSALGGILTFLSDNPAIISLAQDRKFCSYFKKYQLVSLTNFGTAFGMGMVVIIFMAGQGYGSGAIIGLFGAIIGSIVSTRLMQRSTLRRYPEMDSPVNVEEMQHEETKEHKENLFLRMLNAVLDGGKTGVDLGIAIIPGVLIISTAVMMLTNGPAGPDGTFAGKAYEGVGLLPALADKVDFLFRWLFGFTDSRLIAFPITALGAVGAALGLVPNFSAQGILDGNAVAVFTAMGMCWSGFLSTHTAMLDSLKYRRLITQAIGAHAIGGLVAGIFAHWLFVLISLI